The nucleotide window ATTCACAACATTCATTCCTTGTGTTACTTGACCAAAAATGGTGTGTTTTCCGTTTAACCACGATGTTTCTTTGTGAGTAATAAAAAATTGGCTTCCGTTTGTTCCCGGTCCAGAGTTTGCCATAGCGAGAATTCCGCCTTTGTCAAATTTGGAGTCGGTGAACTCGTCTTTGAATGAATATCCCGGTGTACCAGAACCGTTACCGTTAGGATCTCCCCCCTGAATCATGAAATCACTAATAACTCGGTGGAATTTCAAACCGTCAAAAAAAGGCTTTCCTTTAAGTTTTTCAATAGTAACAAATGGATTTTTTCCTTCGGCAAGACTTATGAAATTAGCAACCGTAACAGGCGTTTTTTTATAAAATAATTCAAGGGTAATGTTTCCCTTATTGGTAGCGATGGTTGCAAAAATTCCTTCAGTAGGAGTAGTGGTTTTTACAGCTGTCGTAGCTGGTTTTTTTGCAGGTCCTACTTTTTTGGGTTGGGCATATAAATTGAATAGTCCTAAAAAGAGTAATAATGTGATTTTAGATTTCATTTATCAGATAATTATTTAGTTTTAAAAAAAAGTTGCCAAGATGCTAAGATTCTAAGATTTTGAAATGACGTTCATTACAAGATAAAGTATTCATAAGCAACAGAAAAAACTTAGCTTCTCAGAATCTTAGCATCTTTGAAAATTAATTCGACATTTTGTCCATTAGCTCAATTTCAAAAATGATATTGGCATTTGGCGGAATAACTTCGCCAGCACCAGCTTCGCCGTATGCAAGATAAGATGGTATAAAAAGAGTTGCTTTGTCGCCAATAGCCATTTTCTCAATTCCTTCAATAAAACCTGGAATCAAACCAGATTTACTTCCAGCCTGAAAAGGAATTGGCACATATTGATTGGCAGCTGCCTTTTCTGGAATGAATTTTCCAAAAGTTTTGGCGGTTTCTGCTTCACTGGTGTCAAACAAAATACCATTTTCTAAAAATCCTGCATAATGAATATAGACAGTAGTTCCTGCGGCTGGTTTTTTGCCTGTTCCTTTTTTGGTAATTACATATCGAAGGCCTGTTGAGGTCTTAGTAGATTTTCCTTTCAATTCAGCAAAAGAAGCTATTTTTTGATCACAAACAGCTTTGTATTTGGCTTCGTATTCTTTTTTGGCAGCGGCTTCGGCTTCTACTTTTCTTTTTTGGTTTTCAGATTCTATTTTGAAATAATCATAAAAAGTCTTTTTGGCATCAAATTTTTTGGCATCTTCACCATTTCTGATGATTGTTACGCTTTTGATAAAATCATCCTGTTCAATTTTATTGACTACTTCCAAATCATAATTTACAACATGTCCAAAAATAGTGTGAAGTCCATCCAGCCAAGGCGTTTCTAAATGCGTGATAAAAAACTGACTGCTGTTTGTTCCCGGACCATTATTGGCCATAGCCAACATTCCGCCTTTGTCAAATCTTAAATCGCTGAATTCGTCTTTGAATTTATAACCGGTATCTCCAGATCCTGTTCCCAGCGGATCTCCGGTTTGTATCATAAACTCCTTGATTACGCGATGAAATTTCAATCCGTTGAAAAAAGGTTTTCCTCTAAGAGTGTCATTAACAATAAATTCATTGTCGCCCTCGGCCAAGGTTATGAAATTGGCAACGGTTACCGGCGCTTTTTTATAATCCAATTCTAATAAAATGCTGCCTCGGTTGGTTTCGATTTCGGCATATAAACCATCGGGTAGATTGCTGTGTTTTTTATTACAGGAAATTAAAGTTGCAATGAGGAACATTGCAAATAAAATGCTTTTTTTCATTTTGTTTTTTAATTTGTTAAAGTGTCTTTTATTGTTTGTTTTACTGCTGGTTTTATTTTTGGCACAGCACTAGCTTGAATTTGCGCATTGTATTTGGCTTCAGTCATAAAATCATGTAGCGTTACGGTGCATAGCAATGGCTGATTGGTTCCGATTTTGTTATTGTCACCATGATAGCCATATCCCATATGCGAAGTGAAAAGGAAATGTACTTTTTCTTTTTTTCGCATGAGTTTAATACCATCTCTCAGTCCCATCATGATTTCCTGTTTGTCCACTTTGTAGACTTGAGGTTTCAATTCTTCTTGGGAATAAATGATATTGCCTTTCAAATCTTTTACTTCATAATCAAATAGGGCAATATCACCTTTTTTTGGAGTAAGGCTGTCGGCAAGATTTCGGGTTTCGTAATAATACCAATAGCCTTTCTTTGAAGCAATATATTTTTTGGAAGGGTCACTTTTTATTACTGTTTTAATTTGATCTTCTTCACCGGCAATCATTTTCTTATTGCGGGCTATTGATTGTTTCATGAAACTTCCAGACGATTGTGAAACAGGTCTTCGGGCTTCCTGATGTTGTTTGCAGCCTGTTAATAAAACGGCTGTAAAAAAAGGAATTAGCAATACTTTAAAATATTTCATATATGTAAAAATTTATTTGATAGGGGGCATATATGTTATCGCCTTTTTATTAACTGTGTTTATTTGTAATAAACCTGCTATTAATTGCGATTTCATGGGGGCTTTATATTTTTAATTTTTGTACTAAACTCTCAAATTTATTAATGGTTTCCTCCATTGATGTTTCTGATTTTCCTCCGGCGGCATTGATATGTCCTCCGCCATTAAAATGATCTCGGGCAAACTGATTGACATCAAAATTACCTTGGGAACGGAAAGAGATTTTGATGATTTCTTCCTCTTTGTTTTCGATGAAAATGGCTGTAAAAACGATTCCTTTTATGCTTAAACCATAATTGACAACTCCTTCGGTATCGCCTTTTACATAGTTAAAACTGTTTAATTCCTCTTGTGTCAACGTAGTGTACGAGGTTTTATTATCCTCCATCACTTTCATATTTTGCAAAGCACGTCCAAGAAGTTGTAAACGGTTGTAGGAACTATTGTCAAATAATAAGGTTGGGATCAAAGTGTTTTCTACACCAAGGTCAATCAATTCGGCGATAATTCGGTGGGTTGTTCCAGTGGTTTTTGGAAAACGAAATGAACCTGAATCAGTCAAGATTCCTGTGTAAATACAAGTTGCGATTGTTTTGTCTAAATCTTGTTTTTTGCCCAAAAAATCAATGAAATTGTACACCATTTCGCAGGTAGAACCATAAGCTACATCCGAATACGTGTAGGTGGCATAATCGTCCGGCCATTGATGGTGGTCAATCATGATAAAGGGAACGGTCAGTTTTTCTAGAACCTGTTCCATTTCGCCCGCCCGGTGTAGTGCGTTAAAATCCAAAGTAAAAACCAGTTCTGCTTCCTCCAGTATTTTGGTGGAGTTTTCCTTGTCTTTTTCGTATAGTTTTACTGTTTCGGAACCCGGCATCCAAGCCAGAAAATCAGGAAATTCATTTGGGGAAATCACAGTAGGATGGTGATTGTTTTTTATCAAAAAATGATATAACGCCAATGTCGAACCCATAGCGTCTCCGTCTGGACCACGATGAGGAATTATGGCAATTTTTTTTGGAGTTGCCAATAGCAACTGTATCGCTTGTATGTCTAGTGTATTCATAGATTGCGAAAATACATTTTTTAAACCAAAAGTTGAAAACTTTTAGGAAAATTAATGAGTAAGGAATGAGTTGTTTTGACCGCAAATTCGCAAATTTTAATTAAAAGGACTATTATAAATTGAGACGCTTTTAGCTAAATTAAGTGCAAATTATATTCTTAAAATTACAGGCTTAGGTTTTTTAAAAATAAATTTGCGAATTTGCGGTCATTAAAAAACAACTAATGAGTTTGTCTGATTAAAACTAAAAATAATCTAGAGGTATTTCAATCCTTTTTTTCGAATACTTTGGTATAAAATAGATTTCGGACCTTTCAAAATCTGTGATTTGTAAATACCGACACTGCCGGAAAAAAAGTAAGCTATAATGCAGGCAATACCGATATAGACTCCACTTTGCAAACCAAAAAGTTCTATTCCCATAATAGTACAGGCGATAGGAGTGTGGGTTGATCCCGAAAATACTGCGACAAATCCCATTCCGGCCAAAAGAGCAATTGGCAAAGGAACAATTACTGACAATGCACTTCCCAAAGTAGCTCCCACAAAAAATAATGGAGTTACTTCGCCTCCCTTGAATCCAGCTCCTAACGTAAATCCGGTAAAGAGAATTTTTAGAATAAAATCGTAAGGTGCATTATGAAGACTAAAAGCATCAACAATCATGGGGATTCCCAAACCTATATATTTTGTTGTTCCAATAAAATAAATCGAAAGAGCCAATATGATTCCGCCAACAAAAGGTCTTAACGGCGGATATTTTATGTTTTTGGAAAATAATTTGCCCCAAAAATGAGTGCTTCTTGCAAAAAGTAATGCTGCCAGCCCAAATAAAATACTAACAATAATTATCCAGAATAGTGCGGTAAAATCCATTTCGGGAACTGATGGGATACTATAATGAGTATGTTTTATCTCCCAAAACTCAACTGTAAAGTAAGCAATGTAAGCTACTAAAAAGGAAAGGACAATACTTCTTAAATTTATTTTATGAAAAAAAACGACTTCTAAAGCAAAGATTGCTCCCGCTAACGGTGTTCCAAAAACCGATGCAAAACCTGCGCTAATTCCCAGAATCATTAGTGTCTTTCTCTCAGAATGATTAAGTTTGAAAATAGGAGTGCATAAATCGGCAATCGCTCCGCCCATTTGTACAGCAGTTCCTTCACGTCCTGCAGATCCTCCAAAAAAATGCGTGATTAATGTTCCTAAAAGAACCAGTGGAGCCATCAGAAAGGGAACCCTTTTATCAGGCTCATTATATTCTTCCAATAGTAAATTGTTGCCTTTTGCGATTTTGGAGTCAGCATAAAAATAGCTATAACCAATGAGTAGACCACCAAGAGGCAACATCCAGATAATCCACTCGTTATGAGCTCTGACTTTGGTTACAAATTCTAAAGAAACCAAGAAAAATGCTGATGCCGATCCTGAAAAAATGCCTATCAGACAACAAATGAGAATCCATTTGAGCGTGATAGGCATTATATTTTTTAATTTTTCCAAATCGATTAATTCTAATACTTTTTAAAAAAAGGTTTAAAAGTATTACAAACGTAGTGTTTTTTTGGATTATTCAGCAACAACTGCGGTTAATTCGATTTCAACCAAATATTCAGGAGCTACCAATTGGTTGATGCCGTAAAATCCAGTGGTTGGTTTTATGTCTTTAAAGAAAATAGCGTGTGCTTTTGCAACGTCTTCAAATGTAGAAACATCGGTAGTGAAAATTCGAGTACGGATTACATCTTTCATGCCTACATTTAAATCTTCCAGTACTTTTTCAACTCTTTCAAGGATATTTAAAGTTTGAGCGTAGGCATCATCAGCTTTAACTTTTTCGCCGTCAACGATTGCAACAGTTCCGGATACTTCGATTATATTTCCAATGCGAACTGCACGGCAATATCCCATTTTGTCTTCCCAAGGTGAACCGGTTAAGATGTTTTTTCTTTCCATTATTTTATTATTTAGTTGATGTTAATTACTTTTAAGGATAGAGGAATTCTCAAAAAGCCCGCAATTTATAAAAATTAGAATTAAAAAAAGAGACACTTTTGTGGTAGAGGCTTTATATGGAGCATTTTCTGTTTTTTATAACAAAAAAGGAATTTTGTTTTAATTTCTTATTACGATTTAATGATTTGTATTTTTTATTTGGAGATAAATTGTTTTGCAGATGTGTTGCTTTTTTTAAGAAAATGAATGTGCTCTTGTCTGGTTTTTAGCTGATGATTTGTTATGTTTTTTAAAAATTTAGAATATCTTAACAGGTAATCGAGAATAAATTATGTTAGTTTTGTGATTTTATTATAGTTGATTTTTTATTTTTGGAAAAACTGTTTTTTAAGATAGAAAACCTACCATTTTTAAACTATGAAGCAATTTTTTTTTGTTTTCCTTATGGGTTTTGTGACTTGTACTTATGCTCAGGTTGAGTTTAATAATAAGTTCAAGGGAATTCCTCCAGTAAATATAAAACCGAAAGAAAAGAAAAGTGTACCTCCGCCGGTAGATACTTCTACTATTATTCCTCCAAATGTTTATAAAAATCCGAATGTGCAGTCGCCGCCCAATCCAGTTACTGATTATAGACCAAAAGTTAAGAGTGAGATTTCGATGATTCCCACAGATGAGTTTATAAATCCCGGAGACGAAGTTAGGGATAAGTTAGCCAAGGATATGGATAGAAGGTTAATTAAGGAGGGGCTAAAAGAAGATACCAGATATTTGGTAAAAAAAGATGTTAGTTTCGGCGAAATACGGACAAAATCAGCTTATTTTGTTATAAAATGCAGGGATTATGGTGCTATTGATGGAGATTTTATCCAAGGTATTCTTGATCAGAAAGTGGTAAGAGGGGCATTAGAATTGCAAGCCTATTTTAAGGAATTTACTATTTATTTCCATGACGGAATAAATGTATTTGAACTGGAGGCCTTGAATAGAGGTAGTTTAGGTGGAAATACTGGCGAGTTTTATATATATGATGCCGCCGGCAAATTAATTATTCATGAATATTGGGATAATTGGGATGCTGGTGTAAAAGGAAAGTTTGTTATAGTAAAAGAGTAGTTTTTCAACTACTCTTTTTTTATAAAATAAGATTAAAAAGGATCTGCTGTAACTTTAAAAGTCATTCTGGCATTAACCGTTACTTCTTGGCTAAAAGTTTGATTAATTGTTACCGATGTACGTATTTTATAGCTAGAAGACTTAATGTATTTGTCTAGTTTTTGGTCTGTACAGGTTAGATTAATTGTGTTGCTAGTAGAACTGATATTGTCTTGATACGCCAATTCGATTTCATCCGTAGCATTTGTTGAAATGTACAAATGAACCGATTTTACAAAACTGAATGTTTTATCGGCAGGATTGGTGATGGTTAGTTTTAATTCGTCCAATTTTACATCTTTAACCAAATCTGCATTGGTGTTGTTGTTTTTGAATTCAGCTGTAGAATTTGTTGTAACGTCTGGAGTGGGAACTTCAAACGGAGTGTTAAGTGATGCTCCGGGACTAATTTTGAACGAAGTTTCGTTTGAAATTTTGAAGGTTAATAATTTATCCACTTCATTGCAGGAAATAGTCAATAAAAAGATAAGAGCTGTAATTGCGATTGTTTTTGTTTTCATCATTTGTAGGTTTTTGAAGATTATAACGTATTAATTTTTTGGTTATTATCTAATGAGAACTAGATGTTTGTTTTTCTAATCTATTTTTTTTGATTTTTGTGGGGAAGTGTTTTTCAAAAAAAATCGTTGCAAATGTAAAGCTAGAGATTGAGAATTGAATATTTTTTTAATAAAAAAAGAAAATATTTTTTTTCGAAATTCAATTTTTGAAATCAAAATATAAAAAGTATTTTTGCGCATGCAACACAACGTACT belongs to Flavobacterium gilvum and includes:
- a CDS encoding peptidylprolyl isomerase; the protein is MKSKITLLLFLGLFNLYAQPKKVGPAKKPATTAVKTTTPTEGIFATIATNKGNITLELFYKKTPVTVANFISLAEGKNPFVTIEKLKGKPFFDGLKFHRVISDFMIQGGDPNGNGSGTPGYSFKDEFTDSKFDKGGILAMANSGPGTNGSQFFITHKETSWLNGKHTIFGQVTQGMNVVNTIAQDDVITKITITRKGEAAKKFDAVKVFSDYYSNKATDEKLQKEKEEKERAAKNAIALKEFANGQTTASGLKYIVLKEGTGATPKIDSNVKVHYTASFIDGTVFDSSIKRGEPIDFNLNQVIPGWTEGVQLMKEGAKYKFYVPYTLAYGERGYPGAIPPKSDLIFEVELIKINQ
- a CDS encoding peptidylprolyl isomerase, with product MKKSILFAMFLIATLISCNKKHSNLPDGLYAEIETNRGSILLELDYKKAPVTVANFITLAEGDNEFIVNDTLRGKPFFNGLKFHRVIKEFMIQTGDPLGTGSGDTGYKFKDEFSDLRFDKGGMLAMANNGPGTNSSQFFITHLETPWLDGLHTIFGHVVNYDLEVVNKIEQDDFIKSVTIIRNGEDAKKFDAKKTFYDYFKIESENQKRKVEAEAAAKKEYEAKYKAVCDQKIASFAELKGKSTKTSTGLRYVITKKGTGKKPAAGTTVYIHYAGFLENGILFDTSEAETAKTFGKFIPEKAAANQYVPIPFQAGSKSGLIPGFIEGIEKMAIGDKATLFIPSYLAYGEAGAGEVIPPNANIIFEIELMDKMSN
- the gldI gene encoding gliding motility-associated peptidyl-prolyl isomerase GldI, encoding MKYFKVLLIPFFTAVLLTGCKQHQEARRPVSQSSGSFMKQSIARNKKMIAGEEDQIKTVIKSDPSKKYIASKKGYWYYYETRNLADSLTPKKGDIALFDYEVKDLKGNIIYSQEELKPQVYKVDKQEIMMGLRDGIKLMRKKEKVHFLFTSHMGYGYHGDNNKIGTNQPLLCTVTLHDFMTEAKYNAQIQASAVPKIKPAVKQTIKDTLTN
- a CDS encoding DHH family phosphoesterase produces the protein MNTLDIQAIQLLLATPKKIAIIPHRGPDGDAMGSTLALYHFLIKNNHHPTVISPNEFPDFLAWMPGSETVKLYEKDKENSTKILEEAELVFTLDFNALHRAGEMEQVLEKLTVPFIMIDHHQWPDDYATYTYSDVAYGSTCEMVYNFIDFLGKKQDLDKTIATCIYTGILTDSGSFRFPKTTGTTHRIIAELIDLGVENTLIPTLLFDNSSYNRLQLLGRALQNMKVMEDNKTSYTTLTQEELNSFNYVKGDTEGVVNYGLSIKGIVFTAIFIENKEEEIIKISFRSQGNFDVNQFARDHFNGGGHINAAGGKSETSMEETINKFESLVQKLKI
- a CDS encoding voltage-gated chloride channel family protein — translated: MPITLKWILICCLIGIFSGSASAFFLVSLEFVTKVRAHNEWIIWMLPLGGLLIGYSYFYADSKIAKGNNLLLEEYNEPDKRVPFLMAPLVLLGTLITHFFGGSAGREGTAVQMGGAIADLCTPIFKLNHSERKTLMILGISAGFASVFGTPLAGAIFALEVVFFHKINLRSIVLSFLVAYIAYFTVEFWEIKHTHYSIPSVPEMDFTALFWIIIVSILFGLAALLFARSTHFWGKLFSKNIKYPPLRPFVGGIILALSIYFIGTTKYIGLGIPMIVDAFSLHNAPYDFILKILFTGFTLGAGFKGGEVTPLFFVGATLGSALSVIVPLPIALLAGMGFVAVFSGSTHTPIACTIMGIELFGLQSGVYIGIACIIAYFFSGSVGIYKSQILKGPKSILYQSIRKKGLKYL
- a CDS encoding RidA family protein, yielding MERKNILTGSPWEDKMGYCRAVRIGNIIEVSGTVAIVDGEKVKADDAYAQTLNILERVEKVLEDLNVGMKDVIRTRIFTTDVSTFEDVAKAHAIFFKDIKPTTGFYGINQLVAPEYLVEIELTAVVAE